The Desulfotomaculum sp. genome includes the window TCTTCTTTATTCTTACTCATTTTTTAAATTTAAAAATAATTATAGACCAGTTCCAGAAATACTAAAAAATTTAAGTTAAATTATATTTTCTTCTGAAAGGCTGTCCTGGATAACGGATTATTGTTATGATAAAGGAGAGTTTATAATCTCTTATTAAGCACGCAACTGCAGCATAACGTCTGGTGAATTATTTTAAAGAAGGGAGAGAGTTTTTATTAACCGCTTTATTGAATCGATAATAAAAACTACACGGGGCTTATTTGACGCCGTCGCACGTTTCCCCTTAACAGTCTTCTGCCTCGGTTGCGCTACAATACTGGCTTGTTACATGATTTCCCTGGATAAGGAACCGGTACTTATTCTGCAAAAACTTATGTTTACCTTCTTATTGGGGGCCTTTTTGAGCGTGGTGGCTCAATTCAGCTGTGAACGCTTTGAGCGTTTAAGAAAAATGCGGTTGCCCGTCTATTTTATATCGGCGCTGCTGATCCTGGGTTATTACTTAATAATCTCCCCTGCTCCAAGTATATCTTTTTCTGTTAAAATCCGCACCGTTGTCGCCGTCTTTGCTATGTTCTGCGCCTTCATCTGGCTGCCTTCATTAAAGGACAAAGCCGACTTTAATAATATCGCCTTGATCCATTTCAAGGCTGCCTTTACCTCAGTGTTATATGCGGCAGTTCTATCTGCCGGCTGTACAAGCATAATTGCCGCCATCGACATATTGCTTTTTAAAGTAAACCAGAATGCATATCCTATTACCCTGTGTATCATATGGATTTTCTTTGCCGATTTATACTACCTGTCACTACTGCCCAGATTTAACTCTGAATCTGAAGCAGATCTAAAATACGCGGAGCACGCTGCTATTTACCCCCGGCTGCTGGAGATTTTAATATCATACATTGTCATACCCTTGATCGCAGTCTACAGCATTGTCCTGACAGCTTACTTTATTAAGATTCTGGTTACCCTTAAATGGCCTGCTGGTCAGCTTGGCCCGATGATACTTGCTTATTCAGCCGTTGGCCTGATTACTTTTATTTTATCCAATCAATTAAAAAATAAATTTACTCTGGTTTTCCGTCTTGTTTTCCCCAAAGCCCTTATCCTTATGGTTATTATGCAGCTAATTTCAGTTGTTATAAGGGTAAATGCATACGGCATCACCGAATCGCGTTATTATGTAATCCTTTTTGGAATGCTTTCACTGGCTTGCGGAATTTTATTCAGTTTTAAACCTGCTGCCAAAAACGGTTTTATTGCCCTGCTGGCTGCCGGTCTGGCTATATTATCTGTAATACCGCCTGTTGACGCCTTTACGGTGTCTCGTTGTTCGCAGATTGCACGTCTGGAAAATATGCTCCGCTCAGAAGGCGTACTGTCAAAAGACGGGAAAATAATTCCCAAATCTGCTGTGCCTGTAAAAACAAGGCTGGAATCTACCAGGATCCTCGATTATCTTGAGACGCGTAATTACCTTAAATATATTAATTGGCTTCCTGCTGATTTTAAGATTAAAGAGATGAAGGATACTTTTGGATTTGACGCAGCTTACGAAGATTGGAGTGAAAAATACTTTGGAGCCAGTCTGGATACACAAAAACCGATTGAAATAAGCGGCTATGATATATTTATTCATGTCCAATCTTATACCATGATGGACGATTCTACTTATTCACCATATAATTTTCAGGTCCGTAACAATAAATATAAACTCATCATCAAACGCATATCGCCTCAGGAGGTAAATGTATCGGTAAAT containing:
- a CDS encoding DUF4153 domain-containing protein: MISLDKEPVLILQKLMFTFLLGAFLSVVAQFSCERFERLRKMRLPVYFISALLILGYYLIISPAPSISFSVKIRTVVAVFAMFCAFIWLPSLKDKADFNNIALIHFKAAFTSVLYAAVLSAGCTSIIAAIDILLFKVNQNAYPITLCIIWIFFADLYYLSLLPRFNSESEADLKYAEHAAIYPRLLEILISYIVIPLIAVYSIVLTAYFIKILVTLKWPAGQLGPMILAYSAVGLITFILSNQLKNKFTLVFRLVFPKALILMVIMQLISVVIRVNAYGITESRYYVILFGMLSLACGILFSFKPAAKNGFIALLAAGLAILSVIPPVDAFTVSRCSQIARLENMLRSEGVLSKDGKIIPKSAVPVKTRLESTRILDYLETRNYLKYINWLPADFKIKEMKDTFGFDAAYEDWSEKYFGASLDTQKPIEISGYDIFIHVQSYTMMDDSTYSPYNFQVRNNKYKLIIKRISPQEVNVSVNNSEGIELVSSGLYSLASALPKVNNTPKGSLSPELMTLDVQNNGYKLRIILLEVNINYGTDKDPSINYDFLVLFGEPSK